CAGGTTCCGACAACGATACGTTCGGCGGGATTGCTGACCCTGACAGCGGCGTGACTTTCGGCGCCAACGAGCCGGCCGTTCCTGAAAAGGTCCTGCGCCAGCGCGGCGGCAAAGCTTTCTATCGTGCCTACGAGGTCATTTCCAGCGGTCGTATGCACAGCCTGACCTGCACTCCCGGTGAGGACGGCACGTTGCTGGCCGCATCGGTTGAGCCTGCCGACGAATTCGCGGACGATTACGCGGTGAGCGCTCGGATTGATGAGAACCATGGCGAGATTATCGATTCGGACTGCACTTGCCCGGCGTTTGGCCGGTTTGGTGCCATCTGCAAGCATGTCATCGCGCTGATTATGCAATACAATGACACGCCTCAGAAGTTCGAGGAGCTGGGCAACGGTGTGGCCGCTTCGAGTTCGCGGGGTGGAACGGGACTTGGCGCTCGCCGACAGAGGATCGTTCGTCGCACGTCGCGTGCATTGCGTTCGTTCATGCAGCACGAGGATTCGGCGCTCGAGGAACAAGCCAAAAATCGTCAGCTAGATTTGCTCAAGGAAGTCAGCAGCCGCGCTTCCGGCGACATCGGCAGCGGGGTGGCGCTGAGCCGGCACATGCCCATCGGCTCGGTCGTGCTGCGCCCGATGTTGGAAAATTCCAGCCGCGATTGGTACTTGCGCCTGCACATTGCAGTGCCATCCAAGGGAATCTCCTACGTCGTCAAGGACGTGCGCGCGTTGGTCGAGGCCGTTCAGCGCCGCGAATTCGTCACCTACGGCAAAAAGCTCGCGTTCGTGCATTCCCGCGATTCGTTCGACGAGCGTTCGCGCTCGATTCTGGCCATTCTCGGACGCGCCATCGAGATCCGCAAAAGCGTTTCCGGTGATTATGAGTTCTACCAGAGCAAGGCGGAATCCCAGGAAATGCGGCTTTCCGACGACGAAACTTCGGAATTGTTGAATTTGTTCGTCGATGCGGATGTGACGCTTGATTATGTACCGTTGCATGGCAATTTTGCGTCGGCCATTCCGGTTCGCGTGGTTGACGGTGATCCTGATTTGGGTCTTGAGGTCGTTCGCGCCGAGAATGAGGATGATGGCGAAAATAATTCACAGCAACCGCACCGTAAATCTACGCGACAAAACGATAAAGAATCGTCGCAAAAATCCGGTTACGTAATCCGTCACTCTCTGAATATCCAGAAATTCATTATCGGACGAGGCTCGTCGTTTGTAGTTGTCGGATCGCCGGATGCGAGCCGTGCGTTCAGCTTGGATACCCCTGAGATTCATCGTTGCTCCAGTGCAATGACCACGAACCGCAACCTGCTCGGGGTGCTCTGTACCGGAGACGAACGTGGTGATTTGTATTTGAGCAGTGACGATATCGAAGAGTTTTCACGCACCGTACTGCCCGCGCTTGACCCGGTTCCTTCGGATAGTGGCGATGGGGCTGGCAAGGATAATGGTTCCGATAATTCTGAGGACACCGATAGCGCTGGTAATGCCGGTGAGAACGATAAATCCGGCAATAATTCCGTGTTCGGTGAAACAGATTCGGATGGCCTATCACAAAGTGGTACTGGTAAAACGGCTTCAGACGAATCGTCACAAAACGGAACCGACCAAACCTCCGGTACGAAATCCGCAGTAACCGATGACCTCACGCCAGCTACATCTCGCGGCACGTCCCACCACGGAATTGCCGTCAAGCTGCCGCCTGAACTCATCAAGATGCGCCGCGTGCCTTGCCATATCGAAACGTATCTCGACCGCGACAAGAACGGCATCACCTGCGATGTGCAGGCGCGTTATGGCGATGAACGCTTCCACGTCTTCTCCGGTATCGGCCCGAACGAACCGGTCGCCCGAGACCGTGAAACCGAACGCTTGGCCGTGGAGGCCGTGCGTCAGTATTTCTCGATGCCCGACGGCCCAATCGCGCGCATCAAGGAGGATAACGACAAGGCGATTTATAAGCTGCTGAACGAGGGGCTTCCTGTTTTGCGGGGTCTGGGAGAGGTGTTTTCCACGCCAAGCTTCGACGGGCTCACTTCCTCGCCGCATCCCGTTTTCAAGATCGGTCTGTCCATCAAGTCTGGTTTGGTCGAAATCTCGCCGATCGCCGACGAAATCGACCCGTCCGAAGTGCCGGCATTGCTCAACAGCTACCGCAAGCGCCGTAAGTTCCATCGCCTGCGCAACGGTGCCTTCGTCAATATGGCCGATGTCGACACCAGCAAGTTGGACGAGGTCAGCAACGACCTGGGCCTGAAACCGGTCGACCTCGATTCCGGAGCCGTCTCCGTGCCTGCTTACGAGGCTTATTACCTTGATAACGAAGCAGAGGACGAGGACAAGAGCGACGAATTCCGCAGCTACCTGAACGATTTGCGCGTCATCGACCCGAAGACCTACAAGGTGCCGAAGTCGCTCGCGCACGTGCTGCGTCCGTATCAGGTCGAAGGATTCCGTTGGCTCAACGCCGTGGCCGACAAGGGTTTCGGCGGCATCCTGGCCGACGAAATGGGCTTGGGCAAGACCGTGCAGATGCTTTCGTATCTGGTGTCGCGTCGTGACGAACAGCGCCAGGTCGGCCCGAATCTCATCGTCTGCCCGGCCTCGCTGGTTTACAACTGGGCTGCGGAATGTGCCAAGTTCGCCCCCGAGCTCAACGTGCAGGTGCTCGCAGGTTCCAAGGCCGCCCGTCGTGCGACGCTCAAAAATACCAAGGCTTGGTATGAGGGCAGGAAGGCGTCTGGCACTGGTAAAGTCGACAAATCTGGAATGCGAGTGGAAAGCAATAAGTCAGATAATTCAGGTTCGAATACCGACGAAACGGAGCAGCTGACTCTTAATCAGCGTGTTTCCGACCCGCAGCAGGCAAGTTTCGATATTTCGATGGATGATGCTGACCTTCTGAACCACAATCAGATGCTCAAGGATTCTGATGGCGAGCAACTGACTTCTAATCTGTTGGTCTCGGGGAAGCAGCTGACTTATAATCCGTCGGTTTCCGCTGCGCGCACCAATGATCGTGTCGTATCCGCATCGAGCGACGACGGCTGGCAAAGTGCCGATAGCCCGCAGCCGATGGATGACGATGACACACCGCAATGGGTTGCGCCCGACGTCTTGGTTACTTCATATGATTTGCTGCGCCGCGATATCGACGATTACGAAGGCCTCGAATGCTATTGCATGACACTTGACGAGGCGCAATATATCAAGAACCACGCCACCAAGTCTGCCCATGCCGTGCGTTCCGTCAGTGCGTGCCACCGTTTCGCCCTGACCGGTACGCCGATCGAGAACCGGCTTTCCGAGTTGTGGAGCATCTTCGATTTCCTCATGCCCGGCATGCTGGGAGCCTATAAGCACTTTCGCGACCGCTTCGAAATGCCGATTCTTTCTGGCGACGAAAACGCTCAGGCCAAGTTGCAGGCGTTCGTCGGCCCGTTCATTTTGCGGCGTCTCAAGTCGCAGGTGTTAAAGGACTTGCCGGACAAGATCGAGAACGTCATCACTGTCCAGCTTGAAGGGGAGCAGCGTCGGCTGTATGCCGCGCTCGAGCAGCAGCTTCGTGCCACGCTCAACAAACAGCGCGATATCGAATACAAGACCGGCAAGATTCAGATTCTGGCCCAGCTCACCCGCCTGCGTCAGGCCTGCTGCGACCCGCGCCTGTTGTTCAGCAATGTCGGCAGCAACGTCGTCAAGAAGGATGCGCACGTCTGGGGCGCGCCGACCCGCGAGATCGAACGTGCCGACGACGAGCCGATCGATGAGCTCAGTGAGACCGCCGATGCGTCGGCAAACGCGATTGTAGGGAATGACGGTTCAACGGTTCGTAACGCTTCGGATATTTCTAAAGCCGGAATGTCAACCAAGCCTCGTAAGGTCACGTCTGCGAAGCTCGATGCCATCGAAGAGCTGGTCTCCAGCTGCCAGGATGCCGGTCGCAAGATGCTGATCTTCTCGCAATTCACTAGCTTCCTTAACCTGATCGCCGAACGTCTGCGCAAGAACGGCGTCGCCTACAACGTCATCACCGGTGCCACCCCCAAGCGCAAGCGCCTCGAGCTGGTCGACCAGTTCAACTCCGACGACACCCCGGTTTTCCTGATCTCACTGAAGGCCGGCAACACGGGCCTCAACCTCACGGGCGCATGCGTGGTGGTGCACGCCGACCCGTGGTGGAACGCCGCCGCGCAAGAGCAGGCCACTGACCGTGCCCACCGTATCGGCCAGACCCAGGACGTCAACGTCTACCAGATCGTCGCCAAGGACACCATCGAGGAGCGCATCCTGAAGATGCAGCAATCCAAGAGCGACCTGGCCCACCGTTTCGTCGACAAGGCCGGCACCGGCACCTCCGCCGGCATCTCGAACCTCACGAAGGACGACCTGTTGCAGTTGTTGGGATAGGGATTATCTAAAGGTAATATTTATTTATGACTGATTTCGGACTAAGCGACAAGCTCATACCGCTGTTGAAGGCTTACGTGATTCCGCTGGCGATAGCTGTTGCGGGCATCATCCTGGTTGTCTTGTTGCTGCGTCAATTGCGTCAGATTTGGCTGGCTGGAAAGGTTCGTAAGGCTTGCAATGTTGAAGTGCCGAAAGGAATCAGGATTGGTCGGTCCAGAGATGCTGAAGACATTGGCAATTTCACCTTGCGTTTTCCGTATTGGCAGTTCCCTAAAAAGGACGGAACAGCTGATCAGCGTCGCTCAAACAACAAAATCAACAAGCCGAAGAGCGTTCTTGAGGTGGTTGGTTTCTCGTTCAAGTCCAAGAACCCGTTAACCTTGTACGATTTCGTTCTTGAGATGCGCCATCACGGCAATGCAATCGGCTATTCCGGCATGGAATCTTTCAAGCGCCAGCGGGTGATTCAGCGGGTCAAAGTGCGGCAACGTGCCACCTCGATCCAGGCCATTGTCGACAGCTTCTCCTCCCATCCCACCGATTTCGAACCGTTCTGCGCCGATCTCTACCGGCGATACGGCTATCGGGTTTCCGTCACGCCTCCCACCAACGACGGTGGTTTCGATTTGAAACTGACGAAGGATGACCTCACCTACATCGCTGAATGCAAGTGCTTCGACCCCAACCATCATATTGGTCGTCCGCTTCTGCAGAAGCTCGTCGGTGCGAATAAAACTCAGCAAGTACAAGGCCTGATTTTCATCACAACCAGCAGCTATTCCGCGCAAGCCATCACTTACGCGCGCGAATGCAACATCCAGCTGGTCGATGGCAACACGTTGGTTACTATGTGTCAAAAGGTTTGGGGCAACGCTCTTCCACAGCAGGCTGTAAACCCGAGCGCCTTCGAGCTGACAAAAGACGAACTTCTAGCCCAGATTCCCGAGGATATGCAGTATAGGTTTGTGTAATGAGTTCTTAGTATTCTATAGTATCTAGAGCTTTTACCAGTTAGTTCCCCAACGATCTTTTAGATATTTGTTAATTAATATTTGTGCATCTTCGGGCTCATGCAATCTTGGAAAACCATGGTTGGTGGTATATCCTGACAGTTCCTTTAATAACGGTTGTAAACAAAAATGTACAGCTGCAGGTTGCTTCCATAGATCCAAACAACTTGCACTGCCTATAAATTCGGTTAAAAAGAGTACTTCTTCTTTTTTATGTTCCTTATTTAATTGCCTTGCTGCTTGCGTTATCCTCGTAGATAGGTCTTGAGCCAGATTCTGGATGTTATCCTTTTCTGGTTTTCCTGCAATGATTAATTCATTTACATATTTAGCTTTTTTAGCACGTGGAAAAGCAATTACTGAATAACGAGGATCACTTAATTCTTGGATTAATAACTGTGTCAGTTGTTCTTCCTTTGGGACTTCATCAAGCTTGAATATTAAGTTTGATACTGCTGACATTTCGGCAGACCATAAAAAACCGCTTCTTGCGTTCGAAGGAGGTAAATCAGGTAATGAAGTCGGCATTAAATATTTTTTAATATTCTTCCATTTTTCTAATTTTCCTGTCGGAATACTAGGTAGCTTCCAAACCATGATAAATAAATCATGTAAGCTGGTATCAACAATACGTTGCTCTATTTGAGAAGCGAGAGCACCTGTTTCCGGAATAGTCTTAGAAGGATTTAATATTTTCCATTTCCTTCTGCCACATGCAATTTCTTGTTTCTCTGTCTTAGGATTTTCTTTTGGAGTATCAAATAAACTTTTAAAATTTGGCCCGAATGCTTTGTCTAAATCACTGGAAAACTTATCATAAGTGTCTTTGTGGTTAGGGCCATAACCTGACCACAAGGCACGTTCTACAAAAGTTCTACGATGCCCGCCGCCGTGACAATGGCATTTACACCTTTGACCATAAGCTGCCTCGCAGCTACCATCATGTGGTTTCATAGATGTGACATTTTGCGTTTGATCCATAGTTTTATTCTATTATAATAAAAAGAAACTTACATGTTCATCCTGTTGGTAAACTTTTGAAGCTGTTGTTATATCGTCTATCTATGCAAGTCGTTGTTTTATCATAAATATTTTTTGTTTTGCCTTAGAAGGCTTATCCATAATAATGTTATTCATGTCGTACTCAATCTTTCGAAGAGATTGATAATAGTACGTCAAAGTTACTGCATATTAGGAAGAGCAACAATTGTGGCTGTTTGGAGCGCATGTCCAATACTGGTAGCTTTAATGAAGCTCTCAAATAATGGATGCCAGTTTGCTACGATGAAGTTTAGATTCCTTGAATAATTGATTTGTTGATTCCAGATGATCGGCCTTGTCTACACTGTTATTCATAAGAATATTTGTTTAATAAGAAGTATGTGTCAGAATTAGGGAGTTTCAATGTCCAAAGAGGAATCGTGCTTTTTAGATGATGCTCCAATCGATTTTGAAAGCCAAGACCGCTATAACCGCGGGAAATATGTTGCTCGGTTAGCAAGTTATTTATTGTCGACTGAAAATAATAATGGTCTTGTTGTAGGTGTGACTGGTCCTTGGGGTTCAGGAAAAACGTCGGTTAAAAATCTTTTGCAACGTGAACTTAGAAAGGAAAAGAAAAAGCCAAGGGATTTTATAATTACAAATTACAGATTTTAACCCTTGGATGTTTACCGGGACTTCGGATTTAGTTTCGCTCTTCTTCCAAAGTATCTCATCCGAATTACATCCGCATGTTCAGAAAGCAAAAGAACGTGCGGTTGCGCAGGCTGATAAAGTAGAGTTCGTCTCGAATCTCATTCCTTCATCTAAGGTTCTTAAACATTTGTCTCTGGCCTTCGATTACTTATCTAATGCATTGAAAATAGATGATTCTGTAGATGCTCTTCGTAAAGCTCAGAAGAAAGTAAGAAAGGAATTGAACAAAGCAGAGAAACGTATTTTCGTTTTCATTGACGATATAGACAGGCTTTCTGAAAAAGAAGTAGATGAGTTATTCGCAGCAATCAAAGCTGTGGGGCAATTCCCCTACGTTACATATTTACTTTTCTACGATCAGACTGTTGTTGAAAAAGCGCTAGAACAACGTGGTCATATTGATGGTAAAGAATACTTGAAGAAAATAGTCCAAGTTCCGGTTCGTTTGCCGGATCCTTTGTCCGCGCAAATATTCGATGTTGCTGTAGATGAGTTACGTAAGGAATCACCAATGGAAGATTTTCCTCAGAAGGACAATATTGTTGGTCCTCGAGAAAGAGCAATCTTGGAAAATTGCTTACGACCATACATGACTACCTCTCGAGACGTTAACCGATTCATGAATGAATTCCGCTTTAGATATTCTTTAATTGGTGATGAAGTTGCATTTGGCGATTTAGTAGGTATAACGGCACTGGAAGTGTTTGATATGCCCTTATGGGACTGGATTGCACAGCATAAACAATTGCTTTCCTTTGTCCCAGAAAGTTCAGTCACAGAACTATTCTCCAAGCGTCTGTTTGACACACGGGTTAATCAACTTCAGTTACTTCTCGGTGATGATTCGGAATTAGCAAAGAATTCAGAACTGTGGGACACACGGAAAAATGCTTTATCCGTGCTATTCCCTTCTGTAGATCGAGCGCTAGATGAGCACTCTTTAAAGAGCGTCGTGAAAGATGAGCAGTACAGATTTATTTGTTTTTCGAATTACGTGGATTCGTATTTTGAGTTAGAGCCACCTGCTGATAGATTTACTCAGAAAGATTTGCACTCCTTGCTTTTCGATGTTGATTTGTCGGAATATCAGCAATCAGAGATTATTGAATCAGAACAATTTGCAGATTACATTCTTACTCGAATAATGGATGTTGAACGATCTCGCATTACTTGTTTTTTAAATTACTTTTTTTAACGTATATGATGCGACCGCTGATACTTCCGTAGGCATTCAAGAAGTGGAGAAAGTAATTCTTGCTTTGCTTACCTGTATCCAACCACGAAGTGACATATCTCAGGAACTTAATCAAGTGGTTTCATGCGGCACAATTGCCGGATTACTTCTTACTGCATTTCTTGGTGCTTCAGCCTATGTATATAGTCCGACCAGATATAATCCACCGGCTTTTGATTCAACCGACTATCGAGAAAAACAAATAGAGACATGGACGATATATCAAACTGCGAGAATGGATTCGTATATCTTTTGTAAAGATGAAGAAGGGAAGCGTTTGTGTGCAGAGATATCGAATATCTGTCTTGAGCATCTTAAGCGCCAGAACCTTGTACCAATTGTTAGTCAGATGAATGATGATTTATTTGAATGTTTCGTTCGTTTGTCTCGCTTCTTATTTTCACAGCAAGAATTTATCGAGTTCTCAGAACCAATAGATTTCGTGGAAGAAGGAAGAGTTCTTGCTTTTGTTAAAGGACTGATTACTAAAAGTGCTTCTTTACCGCACAAAACTTTTCGAGTTGATGTTGCTACGATAAAAGATGTTATCGATTTCGAAGATTTCGAAACTGCGGTTCAAAATTATCGGTTGAATAATTCAAAATGGAATGATGAACAAGCATTTGCGCTTGGTGCTGCGTATTTGGCATTGCGGAACGATGAATACCAAGATAGGGAAGTAACGGAAGAAAAAGTTCGCAATCTTCTGTCAAAATGGTCGATGAATAAATAAAATATGCTGGGAAACTTATCAGAGTTAGGGT
This genomic stretch from Bifidobacterium sp. ESL0690 harbors:
- a CDS encoding P-loop NTPase fold protein; amino-acid sequence: MSKEESCFLDDAPIDFESQDRYNRGKYVARLASYLLSTENNNGLVVGVTGPWGSGKTSVKNLLQRELRKEKKKPRDFIITNYRF
- a CDS encoding P-loop NTPase fold protein — translated: MFTGTSDLVSLFFQSISSELHPHVQKAKERAVAQADKVEFVSNLIPSSKVLKHLSLAFDYLSNALKIDDSVDALRKAQKKVRKELNKAEKRIFVFIDDIDRLSEKEVDELFAAIKAVGQFPYVTYLLFYDQTVVEKALEQRGHIDGKEYLKKIVQVPVRLPDPLSAQIFDVAVDELRKESPMEDFPQKDNIVGPRERAILENCLRPYMTTSRDVNRFMNEFRFRYSLIGDEVAFGDLVGITALEVFDMPLWDWIAQHKQLLSFVPESSVTELFSKRLFDTRVNQLQLLLGDDSELAKNSELWDTRKNALSVLFPSVDRALDEHSLKSVVKDEQYRFICFSNYVDSYFELEPPADRFTQKDLHSLLFDVDLSEYQQSEIIESEQFADYILTRIMDVERSRITCFLNYFF
- a CDS encoding SNF2-related protein; this translates as MDWHASVYGSRTGSSGGFGLGSGSDNDTFGGIADPDSGVTFGANEPAVPEKVLRQRGGKAFYRAYEVISSGRMHSLTCTPGEDGTLLAASVEPADEFADDYAVSARIDENHGEIIDSDCTCPAFGRFGAICKHVIALIMQYNDTPQKFEELGNGVAASSSRGGTGLGARRQRIVRRTSRALRSFMQHEDSALEEQAKNRQLDLLKEVSSRASGDIGSGVALSRHMPIGSVVLRPMLENSSRDWYLRLHIAVPSKGISYVVKDVRALVEAVQRREFVTYGKKLAFVHSRDSFDERSRSILAILGRAIEIRKSVSGDYEFYQSKAESQEMRLSDDETSELLNLFVDADVTLDYVPLHGNFASAIPVRVVDGDPDLGLEVVRAENEDDGENNSQQPHRKSTRQNDKESSQKSGYVIRHSLNIQKFIIGRGSSFVVVGSPDASRAFSLDTPEIHRCSSAMTTNRNLLGVLCTGDERGDLYLSSDDIEEFSRTVLPALDPVPSDSGDGAGKDNGSDNSEDTDSAGNAGENDKSGNNSVFGETDSDGLSQSGTGKTASDESSQNGTDQTSGTKSAVTDDLTPATSRGTSHHGIAVKLPPELIKMRRVPCHIETYLDRDKNGITCDVQARYGDERFHVFSGIGPNEPVARDRETERLAVEAVRQYFSMPDGPIARIKEDNDKAIYKLLNEGLPVLRGLGEVFSTPSFDGLTSSPHPVFKIGLSIKSGLVEISPIADEIDPSEVPALLNSYRKRRKFHRLRNGAFVNMADVDTSKLDEVSNDLGLKPVDLDSGAVSVPAYEAYYLDNEAEDEDKSDEFRSYLNDLRVIDPKTYKVPKSLAHVLRPYQVEGFRWLNAVADKGFGGILADEMGLGKTVQMLSYLVSRRDEQRQVGPNLIVCPASLVYNWAAECAKFAPELNVQVLAGSKAARRATLKNTKAWYEGRKASGTGKVDKSGMRVESNKSDNSGSNTDETEQLTLNQRVSDPQQASFDISMDDADLLNHNQMLKDSDGEQLTSNLLVSGKQLTYNPSVSAARTNDRVVSASSDDGWQSADSPQPMDDDDTPQWVAPDVLVTSYDLLRRDIDDYEGLECYCMTLDEAQYIKNHATKSAHAVRSVSACHRFALTGTPIENRLSELWSIFDFLMPGMLGAYKHFRDRFEMPILSGDENAQAKLQAFVGPFILRRLKSQVLKDLPDKIENVITVQLEGEQRRLYAALEQQLRATLNKQRDIEYKTGKIQILAQLTRLRQACCDPRLLFSNVGSNVVKKDAHVWGAPTREIERADDEPIDELSETADASANAIVGNDGSTVRNASDISKAGMSTKPRKVTSAKLDAIEELVSSCQDAGRKMLIFSQFTSFLNLIAERLRKNGVAYNVITGATPKRKRLELVDQFNSDDTPVFLISLKAGNTGLNLTGACVVVHADPWWNAAAQEQATDRAHRIGQTQDVNVYQIVAKDTIEERILKMQQSKSDLAHRFVDKAGTGTSAGISNLTKDDLLQLLG
- a CDS encoding restriction endonuclease — protein: MTDFGLSDKLIPLLKAYVIPLAIAVAGIILVVLLLRQLRQIWLAGKVRKACNVEVPKGIRIGRSRDAEDIGNFTLRFPYWQFPKKDGTADQRRSNNKINKPKSVLEVVGFSFKSKNPLTLYDFVLEMRHHGNAIGYSGMESFKRQRVIQRVKVRQRATSIQAIVDSFSSHPTDFEPFCADLYRRYGYRVSVTPPTNDGGFDLKLTKDDLTYIAECKCFDPNHHIGRPLLQKLVGANKTQQVQGLIFITTSSYSAQAITYARECNIQLVDGNTLVTMCQKVWGNALPQQAVNPSAFELTKDELLAQIPEDMQYRFV